The proteins below are encoded in one region of Homo sapiens chromosome 8, GRCh38.p14 Primary Assembly:
- the KCNB2 gene encoding potassium voltage-gated channel subfamily B member 2 isoform X1, which translates to MEYLLRFLSSPNKWKFFKGPLNVIDLLAILPYYVTIFLTESNKSVLQFQNVRRVVQIFRIMRILRILKLARHSTGLQSLGFTLRRSYNELGLLILFLAMGIMIFSSLVFFAEKDEDATKFTSIPASFWWATITMTTVGYGDIYPKTLLGKIVGGLCCIAGVLVIALPIPIIVNNFSEFYKEQKRQEKAIKRREALERAKRNGSIVSMNLKDAFARSMELIDVAVEKAGESANTKDSADDNHLSPSRWKWARKALSETSSNKSFENKYQEVSQKDSHEQLNNTSSSSPQHLSAQKLEMLYNEITKTQPHSHPNPDCQEKPERPSAYEEEIEMEEVVCPQEQLAVAQTEVIVDMKSTSSIDSFTSCATDFTETERSPLPPPSASHLQMKFPTDLPGTEEHQRARGPPFLTLSREKGPAARDGTLEYAPVDITVNLDASGSQCGLHSPLQSDNATDSPKSSLKGSNPLKSRSLKVNFKENRGSAPQTPPSTARPLPVTTADFSLTTPQHISTILLEETPSQGDRPLLGTEVSAPCQGPSKGLSPRFPKQKLFPFSSRERRSFTEIDTGDDEDFLELPGAREEKQVDSSPNCFADKPSDGRDPLREEGSVGSSSPQDTGHNCRQDIYHAVSEVKKDSSQEGCKMENHLFAPEIHSNPGDTGYCPTRETSM; encoded by the coding sequence ATGGAGTACCTTTTGCGATTCTTATCCTCACCAAATAAATGGAAGTTCTTCAAAGGCCCACTGAATGTCATTGATTTGCTGGCCATCTTGCCGTACTATGTCACCATTTTTCTGACGGAGTCCAACAAGAGCGTGCTGCAGTTCCAAAACGTGAGGCGCGTGGTCCAGATCTTCCGAATCATGCGCATCCTCAGGATCCTGAAACTCGCCAGGCATTCGACAGGCCTGCAGTCTCTGGGTTTCACCCTTAGGCGGAGTTACAATGAATTGGGCTTGTTGATATTGTTTCTGGCCATGGGGATAATGATATTTTCCAGCCTGGTATTTTTTGCTGAGAAGGATGAAGATGCTACCAAGTTCACCAGTATCCCTGCATCATTTTGGTGGGCCACCATCACCATGACCACTGTTGGCTATGGTGACATTTACCCTAAAACATTACTAGGGAAAATTGTGGGAGGTCTGTGCTGTATTGCTGGGGTTCTGGTTATTGCCCTTCCTATCCCAATTATTGTGAACAATTTTTCTGAGTTTTACAAGGAGCAGAAACGCCAAGAGAAAGCAATTAAAAGGAGGGAGGCTCTTGAGCGGGCCAAAAGGAACGGAAGCATCGTTTCTATGAACTTAAAAGATGCCTTCGCTCGAAGTATGGAACTGATAGATGTGGCTGTTGAGAAGGCCGGAGAGTCCGCCAACACAAAGGACTCCGCCGACGATAATCACCTGTCGCCAAGCCGGTGGAAGTGGGCCAGGAAGGCTCTGTCGGAAACAAGCTCCAACAAGTCTTTCGAGAATAAGTACCAGGAGGTTAGCCAAAAAGACTCCCACGAGCAGCTGAACAACACGTCTTCCTCCAGCCCACAGCATCTGAGTGCCCAGAAACTGGAGATGCTATACAATGAAATCACCAAGACACAGCCTCATTCTCACCCAAACCCAGACTGCCAAGAAAAGCCTGAGAGGCCATCTGCATATGAAGAAGAGATTGAAATGGAAGAAGTGGTGTGTCCACAGGAGCAGCTGGCCGTGGCACAGACCGAGGTCATTGTGGACATGAAGAGCACCTCCAGCATCGACAGCTTCACCAGCTGTGCCACCGActtcacagagacagagagatcgCCGCTGCCGCCGCCCTCCGCCTCTCACTTGCAGATGAAGTTCCCAACCGACCTCCCAGGGACAGAAGAGCACCAAAGAGCTAGGGGCCCCCCGTTTCTAACTCTATCCAGAGAGAAAGGACCTGCTGCCAGGGATGGCACGCTGGAGTATGCCCCAGTTGACATAACTGTGAACCTCGATGCCAGTGGCTCCCAGTGTGGGCTACATAGTCCTTTGCAGTCTGACAATGCCACCGACAGTCCTAAGAGCTCTCTAAAAGGCAGCAACCCACTAAAGTCCAGATCCCTCAAAGTGAACTTTAAGGAAAATAGAGGCAGTGCACCACAGACCCCGCCCAGCACAGCCAGGCCACTGCCAGTCACCACAGCTGACTTTTCGCTCACTACCCCGCAGCACATCAGTACCATCCTCTTAGAAGAAACCCCCTCCCAGGGAGACAGACCCTTGCTGGGCACTGAGGTTTCAGCGCCTTGTCAGGGACCTTCCAAAGGGCTGTCCCCCAGGTTTCCCAAGCAGAAACTGTTCCCTTTCTCTTCAAGAGAGAGGAGGAGCTTCACTGAAATAGATACTGGTGACGACGAAGACTTCTTAGAGCTCCCAGGGGCAAGGGAGGAGAAGCAGGTGGACTCCAGCCCAAATTGCTTTGCAGATAAGCCTAGTGATGGGAGAGACCCTTTAAGAGAAGAGGGCAGTGTGGGCTCTTCCTCCCCGCAGGACACAGGTCACAACTGTAGGCAAGACATTTACCATGCTGTGAGTGAAGTCAAAAAGGACAGTAGTCAAGAAGGGTGCAAGATGGAAAATCACTTGTTTGCCCCAGAAATTCATTCCAACCCAGGAGACACAGGTTATTGTCCCACACGTGAAACCAGCATGTGA